From Rubripirellula reticaptiva, the proteins below share one genomic window:
- a CDS encoding YhaN family protein gives MRIHRLDLIRIGPFTGRSLSFTEGDFGFHVIYGPNEGGKSSSLRAMKQWLFGIKGEKSCRDHFVHTHNELRVGGVIEGDDGKRLACIRRKGGQKSLRGEDDKSIVSLDDFNDCLHRLSEEQFETQFGIDLEQLVAGGREIVANGGDVGGSLFAAGSGTARVGAVGKWLDSECDRLFKLTGSRPAINAAIAQYSAACKVVSEKSVPSKQWQSQKDALEQSLSKRRDLDKQILDLETSLQGLDRIRQALPTISSLKDERASLAEVADAPRLRSDFSEIRAAAVFALSAATTSLKSTETDLASITARIDALDVPQSVLDHASAIKNLYKNLERYLDWVRNCPELKSKRKTLETRAERTLLELGKDPSADHAEQVRIGTTNRLRINELAEQRSALMQSAEAAAAELADKQRVLKDAETAMSALPKPVDTSSLRTAIDNARKLGDCEQQLAAQEAKLAESRSRGQREIAKLPLWTGTIEELESLPIPSSESIARYETELAAADQNVRSLQAEIADLEDKIADADTRLSALQLTQDVPTEDDLDGVRLRRDELWNPIAATFSDRSSVQSPPSSESIDEYEALVRQADEMSDRLRREAERVAEKTRWIADRNGWGTSLENRRTRLEAAKSDRANTHADWRELWLLANIDPLAPVEMKVWMENHRKISELASLIREQDQACESNRSNIDSHRQSLLARLGEVDTETDFEPTASLASLIDIADQRSKSFETIENNRLQLQTQLTQYREECGNAKTKLTDANEKKERWQTEWMDAVKVLDGNANLSASGAMAMLQTIDQLVHDIDEAEKLARDWNDHHTQIEAYDDSVLKLTETIGLDVGEASVSQTVADLQDQLGRATEQKATRDSLIAERDRIEKKMTTAKQSIINETARLDELRREAGCETTDDLPNVERQSVQRISIEQEIDTQEKLLRQWTQGAELDTFIAAASAEDPDRLGPQIDQLAEQIEQAKKLREELSESIGAQQKDLDRIDGSSDAAKANEDAEVALSQVREHAETYSRMKLASVVLKRAVHRYREQNQGPVLQRASVLFAELTLGAFEGLRSDFGDDGEPILVGVRASSSQSESLVTVDGMSEGTCDQLFLALRIASLELHFQSNPPVPFVIDDILVKFDDKRSAAAMRILAELSKQTQVIMFTHHDHLIEVARAAVPAEMLFVQSLEDGGTHDEADQGTPAVVIPKTPKPKRKRATKETPPIGELF, from the coding sequence GTGAGAATTCATCGTCTCGACCTGATTCGAATCGGACCGTTCACCGGCCGCAGCCTTTCGTTTACCGAAGGCGATTTTGGATTTCACGTCATCTATGGCCCTAATGAGGGCGGCAAGAGTTCGTCGCTAAGAGCGATGAAGCAGTGGCTGTTTGGAATCAAGGGTGAAAAATCCTGTCGCGACCATTTCGTGCACACGCATAATGAACTGCGTGTCGGTGGCGTCATCGAAGGCGACGACGGCAAGCGACTGGCATGCATCCGGCGCAAAGGCGGACAAAAGTCGCTTCGCGGTGAAGACGACAAATCCATCGTTTCACTCGATGACTTCAACGACTGTTTGCACCGACTGTCCGAAGAACAATTCGAAACTCAGTTCGGCATTGATCTAGAACAACTCGTGGCCGGTGGTCGCGAAATCGTTGCCAATGGCGGCGACGTTGGCGGGTCGTTGTTTGCCGCTGGTTCCGGGACCGCTCGGGTCGGCGCGGTCGGCAAATGGCTCGACAGCGAGTGCGATCGTTTGTTCAAACTCACCGGTTCGCGCCCGGCGATCAACGCGGCAATCGCTCAGTATTCGGCCGCATGCAAAGTGGTTAGCGAAAAGAGCGTACCTAGCAAACAGTGGCAATCTCAAAAAGACGCCCTCGAACAAAGCCTTAGCAAACGCCGCGACCTCGACAAACAGATCCTGGATTTGGAAACGTCGCTGCAAGGACTCGACCGCATTCGCCAAGCCTTGCCCACGATCAGCAGCCTGAAAGACGAACGTGCGTCACTAGCCGAAGTTGCCGATGCCCCGCGTTTGCGATCTGATTTTTCGGAAATCCGCGCGGCGGCAGTATTTGCGTTGTCGGCGGCCACCACGTCGCTAAAGTCGACGGAAACGGACTTGGCATCGATCACTGCCAGAATTGATGCACTGGATGTGCCTCAGTCGGTACTGGATCATGCATCGGCGATCAAGAATTTGTACAAGAATCTGGAACGCTACCTCGACTGGGTTCGCAATTGCCCCGAACTGAAATCAAAACGCAAGACGCTGGAAACAAGAGCCGAACGAACTCTCCTTGAACTGGGTAAAGATCCATCGGCGGACCATGCCGAACAAGTTCGAATCGGAACCACCAACCGTCTGCGCATCAATGAATTGGCGGAACAACGTTCGGCGCTGATGCAATCGGCTGAAGCGGCGGCGGCTGAGTTAGCTGACAAGCAGCGTGTTCTAAAGGACGCAGAAACCGCAATGTCGGCGTTGCCGAAACCGGTCGATACAAGTTCGCTGCGGACAGCGATTGATAACGCCAGAAAACTTGGTGACTGCGAACAACAACTGGCTGCGCAAGAAGCAAAGCTGGCTGAATCGCGGTCGCGCGGGCAACGAGAAATCGCCAAGCTACCGCTGTGGACCGGCACAATCGAAGAACTGGAAAGTCTTCCCATTCCATCGTCGGAATCAATCGCTCGCTACGAAACCGAACTTGCCGCTGCGGACCAGAACGTCCGTTCTTTACAGGCCGAGATCGCCGACTTGGAAGACAAGATCGCTGATGCCGACACAAGGCTCAGCGCGCTGCAACTGACTCAGGACGTTCCCACCGAAGATGACTTGGACGGCGTCCGCTTGCGCCGTGACGAACTCTGGAATCCCATTGCGGCAACCTTCAGCGACCGATCGTCAGTCCAATCGCCTCCCAGTTCCGAGTCGATCGACGAATACGAAGCGCTCGTTCGCCAGGCCGACGAAATGAGCGACCGGCTAAGACGCGAAGCCGAACGGGTCGCCGAGAAGACGCGGTGGATCGCCGATCGGAACGGATGGGGCACGTCACTAGAAAATCGCCGCACACGTTTGGAAGCTGCCAAGTCGGATCGAGCCAACACCCATGCCGATTGGCGAGAATTGTGGTTGCTGGCGAACATCGATCCGCTGGCTCCGGTTGAAATGAAAGTGTGGATGGAAAACCATCGAAAAATTTCAGAACTCGCCAGCCTGATCCGCGAACAGGATCAAGCGTGTGAATCAAATCGCAGCAACATTGACTCTCATCGCCAATCACTGCTGGCCCGATTAGGTGAAGTCGATACGGAGACCGATTTCGAACCAACAGCTTCGCTAGCGTCATTGATTGACATTGCCGATCAACGATCCAAGTCATTCGAGACCATCGAAAACAACCGGTTGCAACTGCAGACACAACTGACGCAGTACCGTGAAGAATGTGGTAACGCGAAAACAAAGCTGACCGATGCCAACGAGAAGAAAGAACGCTGGCAAACTGAGTGGATGGACGCCGTCAAAGTGCTGGACGGCAACGCCAACCTGTCGGCATCCGGCGCAATGGCAATGCTGCAGACGATCGACCAATTGGTACACGACATCGACGAGGCAGAGAAGCTAGCTCGCGACTGGAACGATCATCACACCCAAATCGAAGCCTACGACGATTCCGTTTTGAAACTGACCGAGACCATTGGCCTTGATGTTGGCGAGGCATCGGTTTCGCAAACGGTTGCCGATTTGCAAGACCAACTCGGACGGGCAACCGAACAGAAAGCGACTCGCGATAGCTTGATTGCAGAACGTGATCGCATCGAAAAGAAAATGACGACAGCGAAGCAGTCCATCATCAACGAGACCGCACGTTTGGACGAACTGCGTCGCGAAGCCGGGTGCGAAACGACCGACGATCTGCCGAACGTCGAGCGTCAGTCGGTGCAACGGATTTCAATCGAGCAAGAAATCGATACGCAGGAGAAACTGCTGCGGCAATGGACACAGGGCGCTGAACTGGACACCTTCATTGCGGCAGCAAGTGCCGAGGATCCCGACCGCCTGGGACCTCAAATTGATCAACTTGCCGAACAGATCGAACAAGCGAAGAAGCTGCGAGAAGAATTGTCGGAATCGATCGGTGCGCAGCAAAAAGATCTTGACCGGATCGATGGCAGTTCGGATGCTGCGAAAGCGAACGAAGATGCCGAGGTCGCTTTGTCGCAAGTCCGCGAACATGCCGAAACGTATTCGCGGATGAAGTTAGCATCAGTCGTATTGAAACGTGCCGTGCATCGGTATCGCGAGCAGAACCAAGGACCGGTCCTGCAACGGGCCAGCGTGTTGTTTGCCGAATTGACACTGGGCGCGTTCGAAGGTTTGCGGTCGGATTTTGGCGATGACGGTGAACCGATATTGGTCGGTGTGCGGGCTTCATCGAGCCAATCGGAATCGTTGGTGACGGTTGACGGGATGAGCGAGGGAACTTGCGATCAACTGTTCTTAGCACTGCGAATCGCATCGCTCGAGTTGCATTTCCAATCCAACCCGCCAGTTCCGTTTGTGATCGACGACATATTGGTCAAGTTTGATGACAAACGGTCAGCCGCTGCAATGCGTATCCTTGCCGAACTGTCCAAGCAAACTCAGGTGATCATGTTCACTCACCATGACCACTTGATCGAGGTCGCTCGCGCGGCAGTGCCTGCGGAGATGTTGTTTGTCCAGTCGCTTGAAGACGGCGGTACCCACGACGAGGCAGACCAAGGAACGCCAGCGGTTGTGATCCCCAAAACGCCGAAGCCGAAACGTAAGCGAGCGACCAAAGAAACCCCGCCGATTGGTGAACTTTTTTGA
- a CDS encoding NAD(P)/FAD-dependent oxidoreductase, whose product MMGRDQLRPSDSKTPAASKILVIGAGVAGCSFAIRLRQRGIDVDLVEKEAFPRAKVCGCCLGPTGIEQLQELDLLDSVMSRSVTTNRWRASLGGRHLDLKIPAGIAVSREILDPMMVEAAQKTGARVRMQCSAVVESADDATVHVRLEQNGERTIETYDCVVVASGLRAGNLKGMLPWIEQPHGPFGVSFMASSSDVEPGTIYMACDADGYVGLVQLEGGQVDVAAALVSGSTGASSGDPLHRVGQILANSVFASLRLGDLTPLMATPPLRRTRVAGLGRVIAIGDAAGYVEPFTGEGMTWAMQGGIAAADLVARNHYDLKHIGEEWCNYIDVSVKRRKTICRVMTAMLRSPVACRVAATTLSVFPSLARPLLSTAQSKAEVRKRG is encoded by the coding sequence ATGATGGGCCGCGATCAGCTTCGGCCATCAGATTCTAAAACGCCGGCGGCTTCCAAAATTCTTGTGATTGGTGCTGGTGTCGCGGGTTGCTCGTTCGCGATTCGACTTCGTCAGCGCGGCATCGACGTTGACCTTGTCGAGAAGGAAGCTTTTCCGCGAGCAAAGGTCTGTGGATGTTGCCTAGGGCCAACTGGTATCGAGCAACTGCAGGAACTTGATTTGCTCGACAGCGTGATGTCGCGATCGGTTACGACGAATCGTTGGCGGGCCTCACTCGGTGGTCGGCACCTCGATTTGAAAATTCCCGCGGGAATTGCGGTGTCTCGTGAGATCCTCGACCCGATGATGGTCGAGGCCGCGCAGAAAACCGGTGCTCGAGTCAGGATGCAGTGCTCGGCTGTTGTTGAAAGTGCAGATGACGCCACCGTCCACGTTCGTTTAGAACAAAACGGCGAGCGTACGATTGAAACTTATGATTGTGTTGTTGTCGCATCAGGTCTTCGCGCAGGCAACCTGAAGGGCATGCTGCCTTGGATCGAACAGCCTCACGGCCCATTTGGCGTATCCTTCATGGCTTCATCATCGGACGTCGAACCAGGGACAATTTACATGGCTTGCGACGCCGACGGTTACGTTGGGTTGGTACAACTTGAAGGCGGGCAAGTCGACGTAGCCGCTGCATTAGTCTCTGGATCAACGGGTGCGTCATCAGGCGATCCTCTGCATCGCGTTGGACAAATCTTGGCAAACAGCGTCTTTGCATCATTGCGATTGGGTGACCTGACGCCGCTTATGGCAACACCGCCATTAAGACGGACTCGCGTTGCTGGGCTCGGCCGCGTGATCGCGATTGGTGACGCTGCCGGCTACGTAGAACCCTTCACGGGCGAAGGCATGACTTGGGCGATGCAAGGCGGCATCGCCGCAGCAGACCTTGTTGCTCGCAATCATTACGATCTAAAGCACATCGGTGAAGAGTGGTGCAACTACATTGACGTGTCCGTCAAGCGAAGGAAAACGATTTGCCGAGTCATGACCGCCATGCTGCGATCGCCCGTAGCTTGCCGTGTCGCCGCCACCACGCTCAGTGTCTTCCCCAGCCTCGCCCGCCCACTGCTGAGCACTGCTCAGTCAAAAGCAGAGGTTCGAAAACGTGGTTAG
- a CDS encoding methyltransferase domain-containing protein, with translation MLRDLRPEWMDDPAIDPLEHAQALAGLARLNRYTGVASLMYRYVRRLTKNRLLSATTPRPLKVLDVASGGGDVPIAWARQAKRDGVDLQITMLDISPVAIEQQQRLARARGVNVTSIQMNCLTEPLPTGFDLVTNSLFMHHLEVADAINLLRQMRAATDNAILVCDLERSRLNVGLVAFASRVLSRSKVVHHDGPQSVRGSFTRNEFADLGQYAMGTPIQMHRALPCRFIAYHVA, from the coding sequence TTGCTTCGCGATCTGCGTCCCGAGTGGATGGACGATCCTGCGATTGATCCGTTGGAACATGCTCAGGCGCTGGCAGGACTTGCGAGGCTGAACCGATACACCGGTGTGGCAAGCTTGATGTATCGATATGTCCGCCGGTTGACCAAGAACCGCTTGTTGTCGGCTACGACTCCGCGGCCGCTTAAAGTTCTTGACGTTGCCAGCGGCGGTGGTGACGTTCCGATCGCGTGGGCTCGCCAGGCCAAACGCGATGGAGTCGATCTGCAAATCACAATGCTTGACATCAGTCCGGTGGCGATCGAGCAACAACAAAGGCTTGCTCGCGCACGCGGCGTGAACGTGACTTCGATCCAAATGAACTGTCTGACCGAGCCGCTGCCAACCGGGTTCGACTTGGTCACCAACTCGTTGTTCATGCATCACTTGGAAGTCGCTGACGCCATCAATTTGCTGCGTCAAATGCGCGCGGCGACTGACAATGCGATCCTAGTGTGCGATTTGGAGCGGTCTCGGCTGAATGTTGGGTTGGTGGCGTTTGCGTCAAGAGTGTTGTCGCGTTCAAAGGTGGTGCATCATGATGGTCCTCAAAGTGTTCGCGGATCGTTCACTCGAAACGAGTTCGCTGATCTAGGTCAATACGCGATGGGAACGCCGATCCAAATGCACCGCGCTTTGCCGTGCCGCTTCATCGCTTATCACGTCGCATGA